The following coding sequences lie in one Arabidopsis thaliana chromosome 3, partial sequence genomic window:
- a CDS encoding ECA1 gametogenesis related family protein (ECA1 gametogenesis related family protein; LOCATED IN: endomembrane system; BEST Arabidopsis thaliana protein match is: ECA1-like gametogenesis related family protein (TAIR:AT3G01327.1); Has 25 Blast hits to 25 proteins in 2 species: Archae - 0; Bacteria - 0; Metazoa - 0; Fungi - 0; Plants - 25; Viruses - 0; Other Eukaryotes - 0 (source: NCBI BLink).) — translation MKTKQIKMMFFVLIVVSALIFRPSEAQMKIQSWICSSEQIAPIVNVSGCFDALKLALGSEKFVRLLSKDCCNAVNILPHCLLIVSPGVEYNTIVLRDLCSQ, via the coding sequence atgaaaacaaagcaaatcaaAATGATGTTCTTCGTACTAATAGTAGTTTCAGCTTTGATTTTCCGACCATCCGAAGCTCAGATGAAGATCCAATCGTGGATATGTTCAAGTGAACAGATAGCACCGATAGTAAACGTGAGTGGATGTTTCGATGCGTTGAAATTAGCGTTAGGGTCGGAGAAATTTGTCAGATTGCTATCAAAAGACTGTTGCAATGCAGTGAATATACTTCCTCACTGCCTTTTGATTGTATCTCCCGGCGTAGAGTACAATACTATTGTATTGAGAGACTTATGTTCTCAGTAG
- a CDS encoding ECA1-like gametogenesis related family protein (ECA1-like gametogenesis related family protein; LOCATED IN: endomembrane system; BEST Arabidopsis thaliana protein match is: ECA1-like gametogenesis related family protein (TAIR:AT3G01322.1); Has 34 Blast hits to 34 proteins in 2 species: Archae - 0; Bacteria - 0; Metazoa - 0; Fungi - 0; Plants - 34; Viruses - 0; Other Eukaryotes - 0 (source: NCBI BLink).): MKTKQLKMMFFLLILVSALINRPSEAQLKLSVCSSTQTRPIENVAGCLDSLRLAVHQDFRLLSRDCCKAVKTLPDCLFVLYPNIVYNTYIFKNFCFLKFNETKIM, from the coding sequence atgaaaacaaagcaaCTGAAAATGATGTTCTTCTTATTAATTCTAGTTTCGGCTTTGATTAACCGACCATCCGAAGCTCAGCTAAAACTGAGCGTATGTTCAAGTACACAGACAAGGCCGATAGAGAACGTGGCTGGATGTTTAGATTCGTTGAGATTAGCGGTGCATCAAGATTTCAGATTGCTATCAAGAGACTGTTGCAAAGCAGTGAAAACACTTCCTGATTGCCTTTTCGTTCTTTATCCCAACATAGTTTACAATACTTATATcttcaaaaacttttgtttcctAAAGTTcaacgaaacaaaaatcatgTAA
- a CDS encoding ECA1-like gametogenesis related family protein (ECA1-like gametogenesis related family protein; LOCATED IN: endomembrane system; BEST Arabidopsis thaliana protein match is: ECA1-like gametogenesis related family protein (TAIR:AT3G01322.1); Has 26 Blast hits to 26 proteins in 2 species: Archae - 0; Bacteria - 0; Metazoa - 0; Fungi - 0; Plants - 26; Viruses - 0; Other Eukaryotes - 0 (source: NCBI BLink).) — MKPKQIKMMFFLLIVVAAMIFRPSEAQLKTSICTSKQTTPITQVAGCFNAVRLAADKDSKLLTRVCCRAVKTLDDCLLLVYPDRAYNTYIFKGICFEKFNESLL; from the coding sequence atgaaaccaaagcaaatcaaaatgatgttctttttattaattgtaGTTGCAGCTATGATTTTCCGACCATCCGAAGCTCAGCTAAAAACGAGCATATGTACAAGTAAACAGACAACGCCAATTACACAGGTGGCTGGATGTTTCAATGCGGTGAGATTAGCTGCGGACAAAGATTCCAAATTGCTAACAAGAGTATGTTGCAGAGCAGTGAAAACACTTGATGATTGCCTTTTGCTTGTATATCCCGACAGGGCTTACAATACTTATATCTTCAAAGGCATTTGTTTCGAAAAGTTCAACGAATCACTTTTATAA
- a CDS encoding ECA1-like gametogenesis related family protein (ECA1-like gametogenesis related family protein; LOCATED IN: endomembrane system; BEST Arabidopsis thaliana protein match is: ECA1-like gametogenesis related family protein (TAIR:AT3G01324.1); Has 28 Blast hits to 28 proteins in 2 species: Archae - 0; Bacteria - 0; Metazoa - 0; Fungi - 0; Plants - 28; Viruses - 0; Other Eukaryotes - 0 (source: NCBI BLink).), with translation MKLQQTKVMFFLLALISTLMFQPSEAHNTNLCPTTAIDNVPGCFDAVRKAAAGDFRWFTEVCCKAVRTLPDTCLLLVNPGQAYPTNIFRSICIGKFPPLRH, from the coding sequence ATGAAACTACAGCAAACCAAAgtaatgtttttcttgttagcACTAATCTCAACATTGATGTTCCAACCATCGGAAGCTCATAATACGAACCTGTGTCCGACAACAGCGATCGATAACGTGCCTGGATGTTTCGATGCGGTGAGAAAAGCGGCAGCCGGAGATTTCCGATGGTTCACAGAAGTTTGTTGCAAGGCAGTAAGAACACTTCCTGATACTTGCTTGTTGCTTGTTAATCCTGGCCAAGCTTACCCTACTAATATCTTCAGAAGCATTTGTATTGGCAAGTTTCCTCCATTGCgtcattaa
- a CDS encoding ECA1 gametogenesis related family protein (ECA1 gametogenesis related family protein; LOCATED IN: endomembrane system; BEST Arabidopsis thaliana protein match is: Expressed protein (TAIR:AT3G01325.1); Has 22 Blast hits to 22 proteins in 2 species: Archae - 0; Bacteria - 0; Metazoa - 0; Fungi - 0; Plants - 22; Viruses - 0; Other Eukaryotes - 0 (source: NCBI BLink).), whose protein sequence is MKQEVIFFLLAITLASILRPSEAAPPEVYCLTYRISRVPGCYDALRLAAGRDYRWLSVDCCRAVYATLPDTCFLTLKPDLALPINVFRVICSNTVPAAA, encoded by the coding sequence atgaaacaagaagtgatatttttcttgttagcCATAACCTTGGCATCGATTCTCCGACCATCGGAAGCAGCTCCGCCGGAAGTTTATTGTTTGACATACAGGATAAGCAGAGTACCAGGATGTTACGATGCGCTGAGATTAGCTGCGGGAAGAGATTATAGATGGCTATCAGTAGACTGTTGCAGAGCAGTATACGCAACACTTCCTGATACTTGCTTCTTGACACTTAAGCCTGACTTGGCGTTACCAATTAATGTCTTCAGAGTCATTTGTAGTAATACGGTCCCTGCAGCTGCATAA
- a CDS encoding ECA1-like gametogenesis related family protein (ECA1-like gametogenesis related family protein; BEST Arabidopsis thaliana protein match is: ECA1-like gametogenesis related family protein (TAIR:AT3G01322.1); Has 35333 Blast hits to 34131 proteins in 2444 species: Archae - 798; Bacteria - 22429; Metazoa - 974; Fungi - 991; Plants - 531; Viruses - 0; Other Eukaryotes - 9610 (source: NCBI BLink).) gives MKLKQTKVMLFLLTLVFTLIFRPSEARLDPSLDPNHLCSDDETTPVANLPGCFYAVRLAADQDIRWLSRDCCEAVKTLPDCLLLVFPYKALNTIILKRICVTKFPG, from the coding sequence atgaaactaaaacaaaccaaagtgATGTTGTTCTTGTTAACCCTAGTCTTCACATTGATTTTCCGACCATCAGAAGCTCGTCTAGATCCAAGTCTAGATCCAAACCACTTATGTTCGGATGATGAGACAACGCCGGTAGCTAACTTACCAGGATGTTTTTATGCGGTGAGATTAGCGGCGGATCAAGATATCAGATGGCTATCAAGAGACTGTTGCGAGGCAGTGAAAACACTTCCTGATTGCCTATTGCTTGTCTTTCCTTACAAAGCTTTAAATACTATCATCTTGAAAAGAATTTGTGTTACAAAGTTCCCTGGATGA
- a CDS encoding ECA1-like gametogenesis related family protein (ECA1-like gametogenesis related family protein; LOCATED IN: endomembrane system; BEST Arabidopsis thaliana protein match is: ECA1-like gametogenesis related family protein (TAIR:AT3G01329.1); Has 28 Blast hits to 28 proteins in 2 species: Archae - 0; Bacteria - 0; Metazoa - 0; Fungi - 0; Plants - 28; Viruses - 0; Other Eukaryotes - 0 (source: NCBI BLink).) produces MKMQQTKVMFFLLALISTLMFQPSEARNTNLCETTAIEKEPGCFDALRLAAGDADFRWLNRDCCRAVRTLNDTCLLLIYPGRAYPIRIFKSICIGKFPPLRH; encoded by the coding sequence atgaaaatgcaaCAAACCAAagtgatgtttttcttgttagcGCTAATCTCAACATTGATGTTCCAACCATCGGAAGCTCGGAATACGAACCTGTGTGAAACAACAGCGATAGAGAAGGAGCCTGGATGTTTCGATGCATTGAGATTAGCGGCAGGCGACGCAGATTTCCGATGGCTAAATAGAGATTGTTGCAGGGCAGTGAGAACACTTAATGATACGTGCCTCTTGCTTATTTATCCTGGCAGAGCTTACCCTATTAGAATCTTCAAAAGCATTTGTATTGGCAAGTTTCCTCCATTGCGTCAttag
- a CDS encoding uncharacterized protein (Expressed protein; FUNCTIONS IN: molecular_function unknown; INVOLVED IN: biological_process unknown; LOCATED IN: endomembrane system; BEST Arabidopsis thaliana protein match is: ECA1 gametogenesis related family protein (TAIR:AT3G01331.1); Has 35333 Blast hits to 34131 proteins in 2444 species: Archae - 798; Bacteria - 22429; Metazoa - 974; Fungi - 991; Plants - 531; Viruses - 0; Other Eukaryotes - 9610 (source: NCBI BLink).), producing MELKQTKVMFFLVALILALNFRPSEAAPPVRYCSTLFIERAPRCYEALRRAVHRDVSLLTGKCCRAVFATLPVTCFLKLTSELELPMTNFRNICDAVKPPTS from the coding sequence atggaactaaaacaaaccaaagtgATGTTTTTCTTGGTAGCCCTAATCTTGGCATTGAATTTCCGACCATCGGAAGCAGCTCCGCCGGTCAGATATTGTTCAACATTATTCATAGAAAGAGCGCCAAGATGTTACGAAGCGTTGAGAAGAGCGGTGCACAGAGATGTTAGTTTGTTAACAGGAAAATGCTGCAGAGCAGTATTCGCAACACTTCCAGTTACTTGCTTCTTGAAACTTACTTCTGAACTTGAATTGCCAATGACTAACTTCAGAAATATTTGTGATGCTGTTAAGCCTCCAACTTCATGA
- the DEL3 gene encoding DP-E2F-like protein 3 (DP-E2F-like protein 3 (DEL3); FUNCTIONS IN: DNA binding, sequence-specific DNA binding transcription factor activity; INVOLVED IN: regulation of transcription, DNA-dependent; LOCATED IN: nucleus, cytoplasm; EXPRESSED IN: 15 plant structures; EXPRESSED DURING: 9 growth stages; CONTAINS InterPro DOMAIN/s: Winged helix-turn-helix transcription repressor DNA-binding (InterPro:IPR011991), Transcription factor E2F/dimerisation partner (TDP) (InterPro:IPR003316), E2F Family (InterPro:IPR015633); BEST Arabidopsis thaliana protein match is: DP-E2F-like 2 (TAIR:AT5G14960.1); Has 1046 Blast hits to 870 proteins in 117 species: Archae - 0; Bacteria - 4; Metazoa - 638; Fungi - 7; Plants - 262; Viruses - 0; Other Eukaryotes - 135 (source: NCBI BLink).) — MSSAIVVSQDAESLGLQIYSRKEKSLGVLVSNFLRLYNRDDVDLIGLDDAAGQLGVERRRIYDVVNILESIGIVARRGKNQYSWKGFGEIPRSLDELKEEGMRERLGYSSSNNSDKVSNGCEREEPLTLTPDDQENSSSSKMDQKKEKSLWLLAQNFVKMFLCSDDDLITLDSAAKALLSDSPDSVHMRTKVRRLYDIANVFASMNLIEKTHIPVTRKPAYRWLGSKSIAERGLSLFNSGEPKRVFGTEITNLRAKRNKTYCSSIRKQIGYKKHDEENTEQESKPAASKYVFGPFSPIGASKTNNDKVGKGRLLEIEALASTYQPQYCNQEITGLLGHFTEAWKKWYAEVDRNK, encoded by the exons ATGTCTTCTGCGATTGTTGTTTCTCAAGATGCGGAATCGCTTGGTCTGCAAATTTATAGCCGCAAGGAGAAATCTCTTGGGGTTCTCGTCTCCAA TTTCCTGAGACTGTATAACCGAGACGATGTGGATCTCATTGGGCTCGATGATGCCGCTGGGCAATTAg gaGTTGAAAGGCGGCGTATCTATGATGTGGTCAATATATTGGAGAGTATTGGG ATTGTGGCAAGAAGAGGGAAGAATCAATACTCGTGGAAAGGTTTTGGAGAGATTCCTCGTTCTCTAGATGAACTCAAG gAAGAAGGGATGAGAGAGAGGTTAGGTTACTCAAGTTCAAACAATTCAGACAAG GTTTCAAATGGttgtgaaagagaagaaccTTTAACTTTAACACCTGATGATCAGGAGAACTCATCATCCTCTAAAATGG accaaaagaaggaaaaatctCTCTGGCTTCTCGCACAGAATTTTGTGAAGATGTTTCTATGTTCTGAT GATGATCTCATCACACTTGATAGTGCTGCAAAAGCCTTGCTGAGCGACTCTCCAGATTCAGTCCATATGCGAA CTAAAGTTAGAAGACTTTACGACATTGCAAATGTATTTGCCTCGATGAATTTAATCGAGAAG ACTCATATACCAGTGACTAGGAAACCAGCATATAGGTGGTTAGGGTCCAAAAGCATAGCTGAAAGAGGATTAAGCTTATTTAATTCCGGAGAACCGAAGCGGGTATTTGGAACAGAGATCACAAACTTGAGggcaaagagaaacaaaacatattgttCATCAATCCGCAAGCAAATTGGATATAAGAAACATGACGAGGAAAACACAGAGCAGGAATCGAAACCAGCTGCAAGTAAATATGTGTTTGGCCCGTTCTCCCCAATAGGAGCATCTAAGACGAACAACGACAAAGTCGGAAAGGGAAGGTTACTAGAGATCGAGGCCCTTGCTTCTACCTACCAACCACAGTATTGCAATCAAG AAATAACTGGTCTTCTTGGGCATTTCACGGAGGCATGGAAGAAATGGTATGCAGAGGTTGATCGGAATAAATAA
- a CDS encoding Transducin/WD40 repeat-like superfamily protein (Transducin/WD40 repeat-like superfamily protein; FUNCTIONS IN: nucleotide binding; INVOLVED IN: intracellular protein transport, membrane budding; LOCATED IN: cellular_component unknown; EXPRESSED IN: 23 plant structures; EXPRESSED DURING: 14 growth stages; CONTAINS InterPro DOMAIN/s: WD40 repeat 2 (InterPro:IPR019782), WD40 repeat-like-containing domain (InterPro:IPR011046), WD40-repeat-containing domain (InterPro:IPR017986), WD40/YVTN repeat-like-containing domain (InterPro:IPR015943), WD40 repeat (InterPro:IPR001680), WD40 repeat, subgroup (InterPro:IPR019781), G-protein beta WD-40 repeat, region (InterPro:IPR020472); BEST Arabidopsis thaliana protein match is: transducin family protein / WD-40 repeat family protein (TAIR:AT2G30050.1); Has 35333 Blast hits to 34131 proteins in 2444 species: Archae - 798; Bacteria - 22429; Metazoa - 974; Fungi - 991; Plants - 531; Viruses - 0; Other Eukaryotes - 9610 (source: NCBI BLink).), giving the protein MPPQKIETGHSDTIHDVVMDYYGKRVATASSDCTIKITGVSNSGGSQHLATLTGHRGPVWQVAWAHPKFGSLLASCSYDGQIILWKEGNQNQWTQAHVFTDHKVSVNSIAWAPHELGLSLACGASDGNISVFSARADGGWDTTKIDQAHPVGVTSVSWAPATEPGALVSSGMIDPVYKLASGGCDSTVKVWKFSNGSWKMDCFPALNKHTDWVRDVAWAPNLGLPKSTIASGSEDGKVIIWTIGKEGEQWEGTVLKDFKTPVWRVSWSLTGNLLAVSDGNNNVTVWKESVDGEWEQVTVVEP; this is encoded by the coding sequence ATGCCTCCTCAGAAGATTGAAACTGGTCATAGCGACACTATTCATGATGTGGTCATGGATTACTATGGAAAGCGAGTAGCAACTGCCTCGTCTGACTGCACGATCAAGATAACCGGAGTAAGCAACAGCGGTGGATCTCAGCATCTAGCTACCTTAACCGGTCATCGAGGTCCTGTCTGGCAAGTCGCTTGGGCGCACCCAAAGTTTGGTTCACTTCTCGCTTCATGTTCCTATGATGGGCAAATTATATTATGGAAAGAAGGTAACCAAAACCAATGGACACAAGCTCATGTCTTCACAGACCACAAAGTATCTGTCAACTCTATCGCTTGGGCTCCTCATGAACTTGGACTCTCCTTAGCTTGCGGAGCATCTGATGGAAACATATCAGTTTTCTCGGCTCGAGCTGATGGCGGTTGGGACACGACAAAGATAGACCAAGCACACCCTGTTGGTGTCACTTCAGTGTCGTGGGCACCGGCCACAGAACCAGGCGCACTCGTTAGCTCTGGTATGATCGATCCGGTCTACAAACTAGCATCCGGCGGGTGTGATAGCACGGTGAAAGTGTGGAAGTTCTCGAACGGGTCATGGAAAATGGATTGTTTCCCGGCTCTCAACAAGCACACGGATTGGGTCCGTGATGTGGCTTGGGCACCGAACTTGGGTCTCCCAAAGTCAACCATAGCCAGTGGTTCAGAAGATGGGAAAGTGATCATATGGACCATAGGGAAAGAAGGTGAGCAATGGGAAGGTACtgttttgaaagatttcaAAACACCAGTGTGGCGGGTCTCGTGGTCGTTGACCGGTAATTTGTTGGCTGTTTCCGATGGGAACAATAACGTTACAGTGTGGAAAGAGTCTGTTGATGGAGAGTGGGAACAAGTGACTGTTGTTGAGCCATag
- a CDS encoding uncharacterized protein (Expressed protein; FUNCTIONS IN: hydrolase activity, hydrolyzing O-glycosyl compounds; INVOLVED IN: carbohydrate metabolic process; LOCATED IN: membrane; CONTAINS InterPro DOMAIN/s: Glycoside hydrolase, family 35 (InterPro:IPR001944); BEST Arabidopsis thaliana protein match is: unknown protein (TAIR:AT5G28919.1); Has 35333 Blast hits to 34131 proteins in 2444 species: Archae - 798; Bacteria - 22429; Metazoa - 974; Fungi - 991; Plants - 531; Viruses - 0; Other Eukaryotes - 9610 (source: NCBI BLink).) yields MFRLSFLPLYPKITLTTIPLNTFTSCASSPLIFFATSVVYPSPRLPLKSIPASPYSPLDRSFALTPELLKSFTLEDPTSADRASSQTNFVWLDLVSDALNSAAVNPKSVLPSPSSLVTKRRCAWRLNLMLPQGFRIGPNPSPFCPPPNPLPKLLKPMKPSAGLSPYPLRPRSVFKSVLQSPNFLMLLSFRESNGRFPVMVMMDLAWISSSLSQNLVDSLSRLVRFLQCLSLVLNRLELFSLWKCPRVLLPTPSIVNLLSSSLLLAPSTSVWAGNGRLAIRIVVCLGGNGSYHCRDKMLSFLWTLSETPLPTHRQMAFRVKRIGIMTLSLPSRCYRSLENSQLIHSPFIALIHVMLIYCLDNLQSLDMLKKYGIMTMSSRSGYRLFLNLVNPSASSTEHFFKSSDALFARASFDHKMVEDFAKPAFMVESAKASTDFSIIRKLMKLLSLFSCNFLFSLCMNLSLLRF; encoded by the coding sequence ATGTTTCGCTTGTCTTTTCTCCCTTTGTATCCAAAGATTACCTTGACCACCATACCTCTGAACACGTTCACTTCTTGTGCTAGTTCTCCCCTTATCTTCTTTGCGACCTCCGTGGTTTATCCCTCTCCTCGGCTCCCCTTGAAGTCAATACCGGCATCTCCCTATTCCCCTCTGGATCGGAGCTTTGCTTTGACGCCGGAGCTGTTGAAGAGCTTTACCTTGGAAGATCCAACTTCTGCAGACCGAGCCTCATCGCAAACAAACTTCGTTTGGTTAGATCTTGTCTCTGACGCCCTCAATTCGGCAGCTGTAAACCCTAAGTCCGTTTTGCCGTCGCCGTCGTCGTTGGTGACAAAGAGAAGATGCGCTTGGCGGCTAAACCTAATGCTGCCTCAGGGTTTTCGCATTGGGCCCAACCCAAGCCCCTTCTGTCCTCCCCCTAACCCATTACCTAAACTATTAAAGCCCATGAAGCCTTCTGCTGGGTTAAGCCCATATCCTCTAAGGCCCAGGTCTGTTTTCAAATCTGTTTTACAAAGCCCAaattttttgatgttgttatcATTTAGGGAGAGTAATGGACGCTTTCctgtgatggtgatgatggatTTAGCTTGGATTAGTAGCTCTCTCTCACAAAACCTAGTTGATAGTCTATCTCGTTTGGTCCGTTTTCTTCAGTGTTTGAGTCTAGTCTTGAATCGTTTGGAGCTATTTTCTCTTTGGAAGTGTCCTAGAGTGTTGCTGCCCACACCAAGTATCGTTAATTTACTATCGAGTTCCCTCCTTTTAGCACCCTCTACCTCTGTTTGGGCTGGTAATGGACGCCTTGCTATCAGAATAGTGGTTTGTTTAGGTGGGAATGGTAGTTACCATTGTCGAGATAAGATGTTAAGTTTTCTTTGGACCCTATCCGAGACTCCTTTACCCACCCATAGGCAAATGGCCTTTAGAGTTAAGAGGATCGGCATTATGACCCTGTCTCTACCGAGTAGGTGTTACCGAAGCCTTGAAAACTCTCAACTTATCCACTCACCATTTATCGCGCTCATTCATGTCATGTTAATCTATTGCTTGGATAATTTGCAATCTCTTGACATGTTGAAAAAGTACGGCATTATGACCATGTCTTCAAGAAGTGGTTACCGTCTTTTTCTCAACCTCGTTAACCCGTCAGCCTCCTCAACGGAGCACTTCTTCAAAAGCTCGGATGCATTGTTTGCAAGAGCTTCTTTTGACCACAAGATGGTCGAGGATTTCGCGAAGCCCGCCTTCATGGTCGAATCTGCCAAGGCCTCAACAGATTTTTCAATCATTAGAAAACTCATGAAGCTTCTATCCTTATTTTCCtgtaatttcttattttcattgtGTATGAACTTGTctcttttgagattttaa